Within Cellulophaga sp. L1A9, the genomic segment TCGCACTCAGAGTACTTACATTCATAGTAATTTTTTAACACTAACTGGCTAAGCATACGTTGTTTACCTGCGACATTGATAACAGCAGCCATACGCTCTTGGTTTCTCAAAGAATATTGAATTATCGATTGAATTAAAACCGTCAGCACAATGATCGTAATGACTAATAAATAATATTTATAAAATTTTTTCACGTACTTAATTTGTGCCTAAACAGTTTTAAAAGAATTTTCCTACAAGATATTTGAAATCTATTTTACCAACAACAAATTGTTGTGAAACACTTGTTTATCGATAGCTAAAGGCTCTAAATAAAAAAAAGTCCAAGAAAAAATTCATTGGACTCTTTAATATATGATCAATTATCTTTAATAAAGAACTCTAAATTTAATGGTGTTTTCTATCTTCTTTAACTCCTTTATCACATCTTTATTATATTCTTTGTTCACATCTGATATAACATAACCTACTTCATTATCTGTAGATAAATATTGTCCTGTAATATTCAATTCATATTCAGCCAAAACTTTATTTACCTTCGCCATAACCCCAGGAACATTCTTGTGAATGTGCAGGAAACGGTGTGATTTATTTTGCTTAGGCAAACGAATATTAGGGAAATTTACAGCATCCACTGTATTTCCTGTATTCATATAATCCATAATTTTATTCGGTACAAAATCTGCTATATTTGCTTGCGCCTCTTCGGTACTACCACCCACATGCGGGGTAAGAATAACATTATCTAGACCTTTAAGTTCAGTTTCAAACTCACCATTACTTCTTGGTTCTTCTGGAAAAACATCTATAGCTGCACCTGCCAATTTACCACTCTTTAAGGCTTTTGCTAACGCAGGAATATCTACAACAAAACCACGCGCTAAGTTTATGAAAATAGCACCATTTTTCATTTGGTTAATTTCTCTTTCCCCTATAAAATTAAGGTTAGCCTTATTGTCATCTATATGTAGGGTTACTACATCTGAAATATTTAATAAGTCTTCAAGGGTATTACATTTTACAGCATTCCCTAAAGCCAATTGATCATTAACATCATAATAATATACACGCATCCCTAAAGCCTCTGCTAAAACAGACAATTGTTTTCCTATGTTACCATACCCAACAATACCTAAGTTTTTACCACGTACCTCTCTAGAATTCGCTGCTGTTTTATTCCATTGTCCTTGGTGTATTTCTGTACTACGCGTAAATACGCTACGCATAAGCATAATAATTTCGCCAATTGCTAATTCTACAACAGAACGAGTATTACTATAAGGAGCATTAAACACTACTACTCCTTTTACTTTACAAGCATCTAAGTCTATTTGGGTGGTCCCAATACAAAAAGCACCAACAACCATAAGCTTATTTGCTGCTTCTAGTACATTTTTAGTTACTTGTGTTTTAGAACGTATACCAAGTACATGTACGCCTTTTATTTTTTCTATTAATTCTTCTTCTGTTAAACTGTGGTTAACGGTTTCTACGGAGAAACCTGCTTCAGATAGACTTTTAAACGCATCTGGATGCACATTTTCTAACAATAACATCTTTATCCTATTTTTAGGATAGGAGATTTTTCTAGGTAAATCGTTCACAAATAAAAATTCATCAAGGTTAGGTGTAATATAATCTGCATTTTTTGCAGCTTTTTCTCGGTGTACATTTTCGGTATACGCAAAAAACTTATGCGCGATTCCTGCTTCTCTCATTACATAATCGCTATAGCCATCACCAATAACTTGAACCTCACCGTCAAGATTCATATTTTTTAGGCAATCTATTTTACCATTATGCATCGCTAAAACATTGGTTTCATCAAAACCAACTATTTTACCTTCTTCATCAAATTTAAACGTATTAGCATATACTCTATCTGAAGGAATGTTATACTCCTTTACAATAGGATCTATAAACTCTTTAAACCCACAGGATATTACATAAATATCAT encodes:
- the serA gene encoding phosphoglycerate dehydrogenase, whose product is MVATGRKYVFDFDSTLTRVEALDVLAEITLKGRSNKEEIINEIQEITNLGIDGDISFTTSLERRIKLLNAHESDLPILVEELKTKISKSIEANKDFFRDYADDIYVISCGFKEFIDPIVKEYNIPSDRVYANTFKFDEEGKIVGFDETNVLAMHNGKIDCLKNMNLDGEVQVIGDGYSDYVMREAGIAHKFFAYTENVHREKAAKNADYITPNLDEFLFVNDLPRKISYPKNRIKMLLLENVHPDAFKSLSEAGFSVETVNHSLTEEELIEKIKGVHVLGIRSKTQVTKNVLEAANKLMVVGAFCIGTTQIDLDACKVKGVVVFNAPYSNTRSVVELAIGEIIMLMRSVFTRSTEIHQGQWNKTAANSREVRGKNLGIVGYGNIGKQLSVLAEALGMRVYYYDVNDQLALGNAVKCNTLEDLLNISDVVTLHIDDNKANLNFIGEREINQMKNGAIFINLARGFVVDIPALAKALKSGKLAGAAIDVFPEEPRSNGEFETELKGLDNVILTPHVGGSTEEAQANIADFVPNKIMDYMNTGNTVDAVNFPNIRLPKQNKSHRFLHIHKNVPGVMAKVNKVLAEYELNITGQYLSTDNEVGYVISDVNKEYNKDVIKELKKIENTIKFRVLY